The Dreissena polymorpha isolate Duluth1 chromosome 4, UMN_Dpol_1.0, whole genome shotgun sequence region AATTATTCAGTGCCGGCTTACGTGTCCACGCTTCTGGCTTAAATTTCCCCCAAACAGTTCTCATAGTTGTGTATATCCGGTAATGTGGGAACCCAGTGTTCCTTGGTTCAACCACGTTTCTTAATTAACACTTCATTTAATTTTTAACTACATATCGAATTTTTAAACAAGTACCTCTTAAACACTTTCATGAGAACATGCCTAAAGCTAAAAACAATCCACTGGTTCATTTCGCTGATTGATTTACGTGCAAGATTTATACCATTATTTGCTAAAATGGTTACGTAGAAAGAGCAATTAATAGCCATTAGtctgtattttattattgtgcaatattgtttttttcgAAACAATCAGCAGTAAAAATAGCActagttttatatatatttttatgattttccTTGAATATCGATTAATATATGGAAgacaataattaaaaaactattgGAAATATGCTTTTACAACACATTCTGTGCGTCATATTTTAAGTttgtgcatatatttaatttaatttattaacccTGTACTACTTTATATGTGTTACGGTTCTCTTGTCAGTCGGTGTTAGTCAGAAATAGGATTAACTTTATTGCAACCACAAATCTCATTGAAATATATTCTTCAAAAGTATATTatttggtaaaaatgttaaaatatatttggattatctttatacaaatattcctgttaaaatacattttgaataattttagGAGGAGATAATGCGTATGTGTTAACTCTAAAGAAACTTGTAAATATGTTGCTCCTTCAAACTACTTTCTGTATGATTAACGATTTGATATACTTAAGACGTCTAATAGCATATATTCGTCAGGTTTCATTTCTAAAATAGCATCATTTGCCATCTTATTACGagcttttaaagtgatattatcaAATAGCATGTAATTGACCACTCCAACTAGAGGCAAAGTGTCATCCTTAAATATACATCAATAGATACCTCGAGACATATATTATCGATATAATAGATACCTTTTATATGAAAAATCCACCTTCAAAACCTATGCGTCTTAGAGGATACGACGAACGCGAGTACAAATAATAACACACAATTAAattgactttttttaaatacttggtATTACACGACACGACCAAACAGGATTTGTACATATTCTCGTTAATATAAGCAAAAATTGAAAAAGCACGTAGGCAAATATTCTGATTTCTTAAAATTGCTTTGCACAGGAGTAAACAGAGTTTACAGGCTCAATTGATATCAGTATCATCAAGTAAGTTATAACCGGTTCTAAATACGGTCTCTTATCAGTCACGCCTGATCTATATATGCCGGTATTGTCAATCACTATCTTGAGTATACTATCGCCACAAGATTTCAAACCCAACATTTCTGTGTTCCTCAATGGATCTTTTGTGTATCTGTCTCGTGCTCTCTGTATTCTCGGGGACGTTTGGGGCCATCCTTCCGGTCACCGACTTTGCACCGGTCAGTGTTGCCCCCGCTGGTTGTACATGGAATGGAACATTCTATCAGGTAAAATGTTTGCGCTTTTTTTCAAAAACtagtattcatttaaatattagtTTGCGAAATACGATTCTGCTTTTGAACATTGTTGTTTGTGAGGTAGGTTTCTTGTATGTCAGGACGCGGTTCGACACACGAAATCGTTTCTTTTTATTTAGCTACAAGAGGTAAaaaagtaagtttttttttagttaaacgtTTACATGTTATACCACAATAAGATGTCCTAATTGAGTTATGCATTCACTTTTCATACAGAAATGTACGAAAATATTGAATGACAGGCCACAAATAAATTTCGTGTTCAGGTGCCATGTCGCGGCTGAAATGATTAATATCAACTTCAGTCCGTGGTGCATGAACACGATTGCAAAGTATATACATCTATGATAAAGCTATGCTTACTCTTGATTAAAATACATTATCATACAATATCCCCTTTCAGGAGGGAGCGTCCATCCACAAATCCCCGTGTGAGCATTGCCAATGCGGCAATGACGGTCATATCTTCTGTGCCATTGTCGACTGCTTCTTCACGCCTTGCGTCGATTCCGTTCATGACCCAACAAAATGCTGCCCTGTTTGTCCCAATGgtaatcaaataaaatgtattcggTTTTATTATTTGCAATTGAGAATTGTTTTGAATTAGAATCATCAGCATATGGCAAACTGAACAAATGTGCAAACATCTATGTTTAATCGTATTTACACGTACATAACATATGCGGATGTCCCAAACCCCATGCCACCCCGATCAGCAGCAATGTGGCAATTTTGAATAGAAGATATATTGACATTTCTTTAATCGTTCATTTGTATATGTTGTCGACGCGGTTAAGAGTTCAAATAGGTTTCTTTATGATAATTTGATAACTAACATATTGATATGTGTAATATATCATACAGTCAACGTTTTCATTCGTAGTCTTATCTCATGTATTGAACATGAATAAACATACTGCTATTACTAAAATGATAACGCGACATTTAGAAATCCTTCGCCTTctcaaaacatgtatacatgtacatatcggCAGCTACAAGGACGAAACATTTATTCACACTAATGTGCTCCATCCCAAAATAATCGAACAGTCCGTTTAATACTGGACTAGGTGACCCCACCTTTAATCAGCTTTTGTTGTATCAATTATCACGGAGTCCGTCGTATAAAAGATCTTGAAGATTTAGTTTACGCCAAAGTTGGAAAAAAAGTATAATCGCTGAACACCAACCACAATGATTCGGATATTTTCAGAAActttattgattttatatgtGAGCAGTGATTTAGTTTCGGAACATATCAATTGATCGTAGTTGTCCATCTTTTGTTGTGAGCTTTCAATTATTTCGATAATTTGATTCGTCGTATGATGTTTGATAAGACGGTGTCCAATATCACGTAACCGATAGCCACTTTCCTTAAGTACAAAACTAGCATATTGTAACCACTGTGTATCTCCTGATACTGTATTCAGGACCAAACTGTCAACACAAGGACGGTACGATAATCAAGAATGGCGAGACGTACAGGCCAGATTCGCTGACAATGTGCCGTTGTCCTGACAACCACTTCGGTTTCGGGGCCGCCCTAGCAGTGTGCACCCACACCGCTCCGTTTTTGCAGCCCGGAAGACGCAATATCGAGTAGTAGAAAATAAAAGATGATATATAATTATGTGTTAGACATATTTATGCGGATTGAATTTCCAATAAATGATTCATGTGATTCTGTGTTTGTTTGTGATCATGAAttggtgtttttttatataatatttatatttctttaattgATTTTGTAGTTAAGTAGCCTTTtggatttttctttcattattacatgggattttttttatcttcCCATGGGATCGTCAGATGGGAAAACAATCCATGGACAAATTAGAATTTAAAAAGTCTTCGCGTTTTAAGTATTTAAACGTCATCAAAGGAATTGTTTAATCGTGTAATgcagaaaaatgatatttttaagttatataaaaaaCTCCATTTTTAAAATGGGATAACAATGCCCatgacatttttttcttattttgtgagACTTATTCATATCACCTTTAGAACATAAGTAATTTAAACGTagattataaatgtattaaaatattggAGTGTACTGTGATCTGACTAAATCAAATTAATAGCTTCATAAAAAAACTACCAATACAAATGTTTATTGAGAGTTATTTGCTTCATATATGCCATGCAATAAGTTTTTCGATTTTGTCTCAtataaatttgatatttttgctATAAAAAATAATCGAAAATCGGCACATATActtttaaaatgctttttatataaaaaacgcaACTCCAATTTGGGTTTTCCTATTCAGAAAGTGGAACACATCCATGGCAAAAACGAACACTCTCATGGGAAAACAAAAAATCTCATGGGAAAATATAAAACTCCCATTGGAGATCCTacattttacatacatttcataGTGAACTAAAAATGGCGCGGCGGAGGCCgtcgcgtatccccacgccgcatgttttacCCACGGGGCaccccaaggttggtaatggggccatgcagcCAAGCATTCCTCGAATACTAtcaattaataaatatcaaagcttctactactactactactactactactactactactgctactactactactactactactactactactactactactactactactactactactactacttctactactattactactactactactactactactactactactactactactactactactactactaatactaatactaataatactataACTATAAATAGTAATTTACTagaactaatactactacaacaactactactactactactactgctactactactactactactactactactactactactactactactactactactactactactactactactacttcttctactactactactactactactactactactacctctactactacttactactactactactaccactactactacttctactcctcctcctcctcctcctcctcctcctcctcctactactactactactactactactactgccactactactactactactactactactactactactactactactactactactactactactacttctactactactactactactactactactactactactactactactactactactactaccactactactactaccttcgCTACTACTactgtcgtcgtcgtagtagtagtagtagaagtactcagtagtagaagtataatttagtatatttatttaatgacacGTTGCACACAATTTTGATAGAACACATATCGATATCTGTCCATTAGATTGATGTCTCTTGAAGCCTTTTTGATCTAGAACAGGATTCatcaaacagcaaaatttatagtaaaagacacACTTACCTCGATGACAACTTTAATTCGGTGCTTATactaataaaataacaaagatggGTAATTCCGTTTTCTGTTATTCAATTCgtttaactttatatatatatattgattttaagTCACACTTTATAAACGATTGTATCGGATGCTAACCACTAGATTCTATCACCAAAATGCAAAAACACGATTAAAGAAATCGACTGTCGAagcgattacaataattttaCACCTATCGAAGCTAATTATTATCCATGACAAACAATTAAACTCCGAAATACgatttggattcgttcgatgcttaaaaatattaaactgttaaatatgAATCCTCCACGTCCGAATTATTGTCCTAAAGTCCAGAGTTTCGTCACATAAATTACGTCgaatgagatacgtcataaattgcgtaatctattaaatcaaaataaagtACGGATAGCTGGTTCTGTATCAATTTTAGTAAAGGACCAAAAAAGTgtgatatgtaatataaacgataacacatgACAGAGTTGGGTCGGACGTCTAAAATCGGCCATAGCCGCATAATGGCCCATTCTCCTAtgagagttgtcgttcgtgcctcaacacaCATCTCTGCAACGGGCTCAATGTCAGGAATCTTGGAAAAACACATCAAAGTAATTGTACGCTCTATCATGGAAATATCTAGGACGCCAGGCATAATATTTAAAAGTAATTACCTTTCAAaactgcatatattgttaatttattgacatatttaataacaattatgagaACTATTTTCATGCCCTTTTACGCAGATATCATCACtccgctaaaatgtaaacaaaggccgAACTGGTGATGAACAGCTTGTGTTTATCTACAAGCACATTGAAAGTTTCATAtcgtgtatgtttatgttaaatgtgttatCAAATGAAATAACTGACTTTGGAAATATATCGTGAGTCTGCATGTTGGAAAAGAATAATCTTTTGCAAACAAACTAATtagataataattatattatttttattatggcATTGCTTACTTATCATTGTATGTAGATAATTATCACATTTACAAATTTGCACGTGTATTGCTGAAATATTGCTAGGCAACTTTATTTAATGTGATTTAATACTAACCAAGCACTATTGAATTACTTTTCAAATGCTTCTTCTGTGCTTGTTCAATATATTGCGTTTAATGCTTTAcagtaaaaaattaaacacacatTAATTGTGCATTGTAAATATGGTATTGTAGAGATTTAAACCTCTGACCCCTTGCTCTTCTGATAGAGCTAATCAGGGCGCCACAAAACATCTCCCCTTTAGTGACAATCACTAAGTTTGTGCACTGACTTTCTCTTCTTGCAAGCTGTAACTTGTTCGAAGATTCAAGTCACAGGGATCCTTGTAAACCTGATCCATTCAAACAAAGAACAGATTTTATTGATATTTGCTTGTGCCATGGTTCTACATTGGGCACAAGGCAGGATGGGAAAATTGTACAGCCAATCCGGAACTCGAATCTTTTACCCCTCGCTATCTGGGCAAGTGCCTATGATCATGCTGTTAGATGtatgtgtaaaataaaacatgtagttAATTATTTGATCACTCTTAATGGTTACCGATAACCTGATAATTTGGAACTGCCACCATTGTGGGATCATACTAGTGGTCATTTATATCAAGTTCTGAACATATTGACTAACCTACATGTAGAATAGTAGATGTTTCTTTCTGTTCACAATGCTTTAAACTATAAATCTATGTACTGCAGTACTAGGTCTTATTGccacttaaaaatatttaataaaatatgataaattaaatgcTTGACGTTGCTAAATTCTTCATTCCTGCCATTGTTTTTCAAGGGAGAATAATTTCCAATCAACCCAATTGGAAAGAGGTCTGGGTTCAAATCCCAGAAGGGGCTCCAGTAGATGATGTAATGGCAGCACaacatttattgataatattcCATTGGTACTTTCAtttcaatacaattattgcaatAGTTTTAAATTGCATCGACtagtttataaatattaaatatgccTGAAATCAGAGATTTCATTGTAAATACATCAAGAAAGCAATGAtcctgaatattttatttgataatgtCAATATCAGTATCAACTTCCCATTACAATTATTTACATCATTGGAAACAACTTCAGTTTGTGCAAATAGCCACAAATTAAACCATAAGAAAACTAAATATACTGCTGTTTTTACaaatgaaatttgaaattcaAAGTTAATTCAACCAAAATTGAGAAAATACTATAAGTTTActaattttttaaattaagactGTGATATcctttgggattttttttactggaattgggAAAAAAGATATGGTTTTCCATTGGGAATATGACCAAATAACGGCCACAAAATAACCTGAAAAAAGCCCTGAGTTACAAGGCAAATAATTGTGCATCTTTAgtgttaagaaaaacattttatttaatacctGGTGTTTATTTTCATCATGATCTCTTGTTTGTAATAATTTTACATGAAACAATCTACTTTTCTTACACTGTCCGTCATGCAGGTTTACTGGGATGCATGTGTtatctttaattttgataaataactaagaTTAAATTTAGACACATTCttaatgtaatatacatgtatcctgacattttttaagtttgatatttCCAACAAAGTTGATATTCTGAAACAACTTGTGGAACACTAGGTCctatatacaaattattcacaatataaataaatgttttttaaaacaaaaaaatccaacATGCATTATTAGTCCTTACAgcatttattttctaaattagtAAATTGTCACAGTTATCATTTCATACATAATCTGCAATCAATTTTTACATTATCAGTGCAATATGTGCCCATTCATATAGAATTCATGAATGGAATTCCTATAGATACaatgttaaaatcaaattttaatgaTAGAATACTTTTATACTGAAGTGCTTGCACGTATATGTACATTTAGTGTTGTTTAGATTGAAAAGAGACTCACAAAATAAGCTATTGGTATGGTAGTGTATGTTGAAAGATAAATAAAGCTGAACATGACGGATTAAAATGACACAGGGGAAAATATATGCGATTCACCGGGTACTGGGTAACGCCTTTGAATTTGTTAATTTTATGCATTTTATCAAATGTTACTGTCCTTAAGAAAAttcaatatttgaacaaatatatttaaactaatcagcctttaaaaagctgttgaatctttttattttttatgtctttcatgatattgaagaattacagcaacacaaattggtgagaaaatgtaataaattaaatatttaggCACATTGGTACCCTTGTGCATAAAGAGCCTTGGAAAAGGCATGAGTATAACAAGTAtggtgatttattatttatttaaatgaattgaaTTAATGTTATAGCAACTTGGGTCTGTGCAGTTTTGTTTCTGTACATTGCTGACAGATTGTCATATTTCTCTAAtataattttgtataattataaatattgctgaatgAACTTGTAAGTGTATGATAGATGCTTCCAGTTGTCCCCTTTCAGGAAAAGCATGGgacaattaaatgtattttgttaaaacaacaataacaaaacaactgtacTGGCGTTGGCCTggaatttattttaagatttgtatTTTACCATAGAATTAGTTTAATTGAGTACACATCTTCAGGGTCTATGTGTTCCAAACTGGCATTGTATTGGTAAaactttggtcaatatttatattcaaatttcTCATTCACTCAAAATCTTGTCAAAACAGCAactactgtgaaatcatttattttcgccagcacgaaatttcgtcatttttttaaaaatgacgtttttgtcagtacttaaattcgccaattcctgaaAAAAAcatgcttcagtcaatatccgatttgtttgtccgaaatatatcgtggttgcgaaaaatcgtagtggggaaagagggaCGACACTTGAGattcacttgcaggaggtggggtctgattgtcacatgtcaatatactagtcttttgttatcaggtgatcagtaatttgcccccattagtgtatcattattatgattagcggattagtgggaccgaataaccgttaacgagtgtttgaaacccgggtttgaaacagtaaagccagttgccaattggtcctattcatttattatcatggccaaactaataacaatcttacctttatcgacgcaaattagagaaggtgcgaagattattggtaaaaattagtgttagcaaactgttttgtcagttttcaataaagtttcaagagttttgcatcgtaaatatttgatttatacatcaccatctttttattttgtttattgtctttgatccggatctaatccggtgcgtggaggctgtataatcttctgcaacaacactgaaaaacacaatacacacaatgggtaataaagttgttaacaataagcgcttatcattacaattctacctaaacaaagtcaacgcagtcgatacagctgtactacTATAtcatatacttttattcctccatatacaagatacgaagatcaaaacacaatataactataaataagcAAGGGTTCAGGTAAATACAAACAAACGATATACATGGATgttaacaacaacatcagcaaaaaagagagaaaaatataaacatcattaTTTAGTAAAAGCTCGatgctttgttatttttgtttgttatttctgTCTCCAGGTTTCATCTAGGAGGCAAAAGCGAAATTCTAGTCAGGCGCCAGGAGTATCGTGTTATCTTTATCATTATGTTAAGTTGAAAAATTATATAACCAGCCAATCTCGAGCCTAGCACCGAAACACGAAATTGCTAAACAGACGAGTCATGGCTGTAAGAACAAATTATCTAATTGTACTGTATAAGATATGATgtatatttatacacacatatacataacACACACACGTACATATATACTCGCGCAAGGTAATCATTTAGAGAGATCCCTACTGTGAAAACATTTTGCAGACTTGTGATGAAAGTCTTGTATGAATGAAGTTGTGTAAGGAAACATCCGAAGAATATAATTGCACTGCTCAGAAAGACTAGAGCGACACACCATTTAGTTGAAACCACTAAGACCATTGGTGTTCATTATGGTATTCCATAACTGTTCACGAGTGTTTGAATTCGCATTACAGAGCAGAATACGATGGTGCActatatttgaattaaatccattacaaagtgcacatgtatttaaatacgCGGGCATGGtaagtatgtatgcgtggattacgttggattttagtgcctcgtgcctttggtaattcagtcttaatttgttcaaatatgggacataattgttcgttaggatcttgaattcgtcaactgacgaaatatacgaaaattaatgcctgacgatatataatggtttcacagtaattattgctgcttcttgGTAATTTTCTATTATTTTCTAATAAAGATATACAGCTTTGCctcattgttaatattgcaatatgttcatttaattaaatatgtgcatgaaataaaattaaatagcgCGCGCCCAGTTGTAAACTTCGAATACCAGCAGTTAAAGCAAAGCTgatgggcgcggccattttgaATATGCGACTATGATCATGTGACTTAAGGTCACGTGGGTTGGAAAGTAGTCCGTAAGTCCACGATAGAGGTAAATgaaatgaaccgcagtgtaagagagtgatAATAGCCCTTGGCAgtgggccgattatagacgtccgttccagctctgccgtgtgttaatGTCTAATTACGTTTATCATGTACGAAAACTACAACGGTACCAGTTTGGTACAATGCTTATCAACCAACTATACTGTGGATCTTGTATCAAAACCTTAGTGGCCGATATGCTTTTAACACCAACCTGTGAGAGAAACCCAAAAATTTACGTGCACTTTAACCTTCCGCTAAGGAATATCGTATACATACCGTGTCGAAAATACATTTCACTACGTTAAGCAAACTATACCTTCCGCAGGTGTGTTCCTCTATATCGTTATGAGTTTTCTCAAAATCATGAAATGTAAACAGTTGTATAATAAAGTCGAACAACCATCACTTTACGATACATTTAAGCGTGTATGTTATTGTAGAATAAACTATGCCCGTATATAATCAATCATGAGTCAATTAAAAAACGTTTTGATTTTTACGTCGAATCCAGGTTTTAATTCACATGAGTTAAATCGTGTAGTTTCACGATTTTCGCGCATCTAGTATCTGTTCTTACTAAATGGTTATGAGGTCTCACAAAGACCTCATATGTGCTGAATCTTGGTCACTAATGGACAGCGTGTGGGTCCCATATGGTCTGACATCGTTCATATCATTATTGACTATACGGCAAATCACTTTAAAATCAACAACAGATGTCACGACTTGCAATTTTATTAAAACTTGAACATTTGACGCAAATTGTTGTAAAGGCTGAGATTATTACTCTAATCTGCCACGATATGTTTGACATACATGTCTTCCTCTCACCGTcttgagcattttttattttggctACTTGAACTTCCATGTCTTCTTAGTTTGCAAttgtttggaaaaaatctagAACACATACCTGACAGAAGATATCTTTAATATAAACGCAGCGCATTACATGTCCTGGCAAAATATTCCAACATAGAATTACCAAATGACACGAATTGAAAAATGCCATCGCGtaaatcaattacaaatgttataAATGTAAAGTTAGGTTACCTACTGTTCTTCACAAACAATCCACACATGCAGTAATATGGCATATTAAAAGTGCATGATATCAACTAATGAATTTcacatttgttatgtacatttaaattgtgaaaacttgtattatttaattttgggGCTGCCGTGCTCTCACAAACGCAAACAACGTACGTTTATAGGTACTTaatacattttgatttatttcttcTGACACTGCCATAATGTCAGCTCGGTAATACctgatttcaattattttgtcCTCGTTTATTATATTACAGTTTGTTAAGTTAAGTATGTTTATTAAATTGCCAAAACTTTGTTATTGATTAATGCGCGGTGAGTCGCTGAAAACTTTTATGGTTAATGTAAGCTCCGATTAATTTACACATAAACTATAGAGACACGATATTTGGTAAGTACAATATGTATCAATAAGAGTCAATGCGTGTCATTTCTAATGTATGTCCGAGCCTTTCAGAAGTAAACAATTGCGCTTATTAAATGGTACAGCGACCGAGAAAACTACATAATCCTTGAATTGCAACAGCGTTCATCACAACAAATTTCACTGACTGCACCAACACACATACAGACATAACTAAGTTAAATAATTGAACACTATTTAATGTCGTAAAGCGAATGTTTTGTTTCGTTACAAGAAACAACTAACAGACATAAACTACtataccaacaacaacaacaacaacaacacactgTTATAAACGATCTAAACTTCGTATTACACAGACCATAAATCCATTGGTTAAGAGCGCTGTTAATGAAGCACGAACGGAGATCAATTTCGTATAGCACTAACTCCGTATCCGTAAGATAGTTATCCATATGAACCCCGAGAACTGTACGCCAAATGATCAGCGTAAGAAAAAGGCAGAAAGCTTAGGATGAACGACATGGTCACAGCAACCATCATTTGGGTCACTCTAACCGAGGAAATTTTAGTTACCCGAACCATATCTTGAAAAGATTTAGATCTTCTTCTAGTCTTGGGTTGCATAGTATTTTTCCGTAAGTCCTTATGGTCTGTTTCTGACTGTTTTGAATTGTCGGTAGAAAATTCAGGAGTGTCATTGTTACAATCTGTTGTTCTTCTATAAGTGCCTGTTTGACCTTTTAAATGTTATTCATATTTTCATGAGCGGTTTGATGTACGCTGTAGATCTTAATAGTATTAGATGTTGAGATGTTTATTGAATTGCTCTCTTTATTTGTTGCAACGGCATCGCTAGACGATTTCACCAATACGATATTATGTTGTCCCAGTTCTTGAAGAGACGATTGATCCATTCGCTGTTTTGATTTAACAAGGAACGACCTGTGCTTGTATATTGTTCTCATGATTATTGAATAAAGCACAACAACAATAAGCGCAGTGACAACGAATGCTGCAATATGAATAATACTAAATCATAAATACcataatatatacattaatcTTATCTCCTCAGAGCTGTACAGTCGGTGCCAATTAAAACAGTTCCCGTTTGATCCTCGATTTCAATGGGCTGCGTCACGTACACAACAAAAGCAGGCCATGAGAATAAAACCGACGAACCAGTAACAATTAAAGAAGCCATTTTTGCTATTGTCTCTGGTATCTGGCGGGTCGTTGAGCCCCTTTGTGCTACACGAAGATACCGTTCGATCGAAATAGCCGTTAATGTTAATGCTGAGTCACACGCCGTTAggatatttaaaaacacaaatattttgcaaacatcgtCATACaaataaaatctgtttaaatcAAAAGCTATTTCCGTTGGCGTGGATATGCAACACGATAGTATATCGCACACAGTCAGTGACAATATGAAGATTGTGTTGCTGGTCCTCTTTGAACAAAATCCGTAAAAATAGAACACCATAATGTTGCCTAATGGTCCAAAAACGATCAAAATTCCAAGGTAAATTTTAACCGGCACAAGCAAAGAAGATTTCTCATCATTCAAAATCGTCAATCTCTGTAGGGGCATATCTGTGGAAAATAAAGTACTGTTGTTCATTGTTTCCTCCTATAAAACACCGTTACAGCCTCAGCGCATGCGGTCTCCTGAGCCTTTTTCCGTGGTTATTCCTTTTAGTAACCAGTGGGGAATGTTCGCGCATTATATAGACCCATCTAGCTTATTGATTTCAAACATTACCGTGCAAATAAAGCTTTTTACACTCGCGCAA contains the following coding sequences:
- the LOC127878450 gene encoding cysteine-rich motor neuron 1 protein-like encodes the protein MDLLCICLVLSVFSGTFGAILPVTDFAPVSVAPAGCTWNGTFYQEGASIHKSPCEHCQCGNDGHIFCAIVDCFFTPCVDSVHDPTKCCPVCPNGPNCQHKDGTIIKNGETYRPDSLTMCRCPDNHFGFGAALAVCTHTAPFLQPGRRNIEYELKMARRRPSRIPTPHVLPTGHPKVGPEGHIYCAIVDCFFTPCVDSVHDPTKCCPVCPNGPNCQHKNVTIIKNGETYRPDSLTTCRCPDNHFRFEAALAVCAHTAPFCQPGNRNIE